The window GACCTCTCCAGCAACCTCATCGAGATGGGGCCGAGTTGGGGCAAGGCCTGCGAGCAGTGGGGCCTGCACTTCGCCCCCGGCCCGCCCGGACGCTGGGACGCGGAGACGGTCATCCCCCGGATCCGCGAGCTCCTGCGCCTGCCGGACCTGGAGGTGACCGTCCACAAGGTGACGGACTGGATCGTGCACGCGCACCTCGCCGACCGCTACCGGGTCGGCCGCGTGCTGATCGCCGGTGACGCCGCGCACCGCCAGCCGCCCGCCGTCGGACTCGGCCTCAACACCGGCATCCAGGACGCGCACAACCTCGCCTGGAAGCTGGCCGCGGTCTTGGGCGGCGGCGCGCCCGACAGCCTGATCGACACCTACGAGGCCGAACGCCGGCCCGTGGGCCGGGAGAACGTCGACTGGGCGGTCTCCGCCGCCGGTCACCACCAGGTGGTCATCGACGCCATCGGAGCCGGCCACAACATACCGGCGGGGCGCCGCGGGCAGCGGCTGGAGGCGTACTTCGACCCGTCCCCGCTCGGCGACACCGTGCGGGCGCGCGCACTGGAGATCTTCCACACCCACCGTGGCGGATGCCAGTCGCTCGACATGGAGGTCGGCTTCGGCTACGAGGACGGCGCGCTCGTCCCCGACGGCACCGAGCGGCCGGCCCGCGTCCCCATGCGGAACGTGCACCGGCCGACGTCCCGCCCCGGGCACCGGCTGCCGCACGCCTGGATCACCCGGGACGGACAGCGCCTGTCCACGCTCGACCTCACCGGCACGACCGGCTTCGCGCTGATCACCGGCCCCGAGGGCACGCCGTGGTGCGAGGCGGCCGCGCTGGTGGCCGAGAAGTTCTCGGTCCCGCTCGTCACGGCCCGCATCGGCGCCGCCGGTACCGGCGCCGAGTACGCCGACGTGGACGGCGGGTGGGAGGCCGTCCGGCAGATCACCGACGCCGGCGCGGTCCTGGTGCGCCCCGACCACCACGTCGCCTGGCGCAGCACGGACGCCGGGGAGGACCCGGAGCAGATCCTGGCCGAGGTGTTCGCGGCCCTCCTGGACCGCTGACCGCCGAACCCGCCCTGACCGCCGACCGCTGACAGGGAAACGAGAAGTGGCCGTGCCCGATCCTCGGGCACGGCCACTTTCTGTGCCCGGAACGGATCCGTTCCGGGCGGCTTTCCTCAGACTCCGACCGCGACCGAACGGGTGGCGGCTTCCTTCTTCAGCCAG of the Streptomyces sp. NBC_01294 genome contains:
- a CDS encoding FAD-dependent monooxygenase, which encodes MEAIEVPVLIVGGGGCGLSASVFLSDQGVDHLLVERHPDTSRIPKAHYLNQRTMEIFRQHGIAEDVLAEAAPLEMFGKVRWQTTLAGDGPMDRRLIHEMDAFGGGELEETYAAVGPVLPAKLPQMWLEPILRRHAEQRNPGRILFHHELTTFSDEGDHVLAELRNVETGETTTVKAQYLIGADGGRFVGPAVGIEMQGPPGLVNTTTAYFSADLSQWWEEGTLITHFLSPEDPDLSSNLIEMGPSWGKACEQWGLHFAPGPPGRWDAETVIPRIRELLRLPDLEVTVHKVTDWIVHAHLADRYRVGRVLIAGDAAHRQPPAVGLGLNTGIQDAHNLAWKLAAVLGGGAPDSLIDTYEAERRPVGRENVDWAVSAAGHHQVVIDAIGAGHNIPAGRRGQRLEAYFDPSPLGDTVRARALEIFHTHRGGCQSLDMEVGFGYEDGALVPDGTERPARVPMRNVHRPTSRPGHRLPHAWITRDGQRLSTLDLTGTTGFALITGPEGTPWCEAAALVAEKFSVPLVTARIGAAGTGAEYADVDGGWEAVRQITDAGAVLVRPDHHVAWRSTDAGEDPEQILAEVFAALLDR